ACGCATGGTGCCGCCAAGATTACCAGCAGCAGACCGCTTCTCAAGCTCATTGCCCTTCATCCATTCGGTCATCAAGCCGACGACCGGCTCCGATGTCTGACCAAATTCAGTCGAGGAGGCATGCTCAATTCCGGCAAGATGCCTTGCAGCTTCCACCACGGCCATCTGCATACCAAAGCAGATGCCGAAGTAAGGAACCTTGCGCTCACGCGCAAACTGGGCAGCCAGAATCTTGCCTTCAGAGCCACGCTCGCCAAAGCCACCGGGCACCAGAATACCATGGACCTTTTCGAGGTAAGGAGCCGGGTCTTCCTTCTCGAACACCTCGGATTCAATCCACTCAAGCTTCACCTTCACCCGGTTGGCAATGCCGCCATGGTGAAGCGCTTCGATCAGCGACTTATAAGCATCCTTCAGGCCGGTATATTTGCCGACGATGGCAATGGTAACCTCGCCTTCCGGAGTGCGGATGCGGTTGGAAACCTCTTCCCAGGCATCAAGGCGTGGCTTGGGAGCCGGTTCGATGCCAAAGGCAGCCAGGACTTCATTGTCCAGCCCTTCCTTGTGGTAGGCCATGGGCACGTCATAGATATTGGCAACATCCAGCGCCTGAATAACCGCCGATGGGCGGACATTGCAAAACAGCGACAGCTTACGACGTTCCGGTTCCGGAATCTCACGATCCGCACGCACCAGCAGAATGTCAGGATGAATGCCAAGAGCCTGCAATTCCTTGACGGAATGCTGGGTCGGTTTGGTCTTCAACTCGCCAGCCGCTGGAATGTAAGGCATCAGCGTCAGATGCACATAGATCGCAGCGCCACGTGGCAGCTCGTTGCCCAGCTGACGAATGGCTTCCACAAAAGGCATCGCCTCGATGTCGCCCACTGTGCCGCCGATTTCGCAGATCACGAAATCATAATCGCTATTGCCCTCAACGATGAAGTCCTTGATCTCGTTGGTGACATGCGGAATGACCTGAACGGTTGCGCCGAGATAATCGCCGCGTCGCTCCTTGTCGATAATGTTTTTGTAGATCCGTCCGGTGGTGATGTTGTCGGTCTTGGTGGCCGAGCGCCCTGTGAAGCGTTCGTAATGGCCAAGATCAAGGTCCGTCTCTGCGCCGTCATCGGTCACGAAGACTTCACCGTGCTGAGTCGGGCTCATGGTGCCCGGGTCAACGTTGAGATAGGGGTCCAGTTTGCGCAGCCGCACACGATAACCACGTGCCTGCAACAAAGCCCCGAGTGCCGCAGCCGCTATTCCCTTACCAAGAGAGGAAACCACGCCGCCAGTGATGAATACATATCGCGCCATGGGCTTCACCGGATACCGTTTCGATTCTGATTCCGCCAGCGTTATTTTTCATGCCGGCGACAATACACACAAAGAAAAACCGGCGGACTGTTTAAGTCCGCCGGAGCGAAGATGAACGAGACCGATCAGTTGCCGGTCGGAACAGCGCCGGGCTGAGCCGGTGCGGGCGTTGTCGCAGCGCCGTTAGCAGGAGCCGGAGCGGTGGCAGGGGCACCAGGCAGCTGGTCAAGAATATTGCCTGATGGTGCCTGCTGGCCAGCCGGAATACGATTGAGAATATCGGTCGGCTTTGCCTCGAACCGCGACAGAATGCCAAGTCCGAGCGAGGTGATGAAAAACAGCGTCGCCAGAATAGCCGTCGTCCGGGTCAAAGCATTGGCCGCGCCGCGTGCCGACATGAAGCCTGAGCCGCCGCCGATCCCAAGCCCGCCGCCTTCGGACCGCTGGATCAGCACGACGCCGACAAGCGAAATCACGATTATGAGGTGAATGACGATCAGTACGGTCTGCATGGACGATCCATCCTGCCCACGTAGGGCCAAGTCAAAACAACATTCGGCGGCTCTCTACACGAGGAGCCGCCGCAAAGAAAGCCCTTTTCAACAAAGATCAGGCTGTCAAATCCGAATAGACACCGTATATGGCAAGGAAATCAGCGGCTTTCAAGCTTGCGCCACCAATCAGCGCACCATCCACATTGGCAACGCCCATCAGTTCCCGTGCATTAGAAGGCTTGACGGAACCGCCATAGAGGATTCGCATTTTCGCACCCTCATCGCCCAGCCTGCGCGTCAACTCGGCCCGCATGAAAGCGTGGGCCTCGGTCACGTCTGCGATAGTTGGCGTCACGCCGGTGCCGATCGCCCAGACGGGCTCATAGGCAATGACCGTATCTTCGGCGCGGGCTTCGTCCGGCACGGAACCGGAGAGCTGGCGCTTGAGAATATCCAGTGTCTGCCCTGCTTTGCGCTGATCCGCTGTCTCGCCGATGCAGATGATGGCCGTCAGTCCCGCCGCATGGGCCGCAACCGCTTTGGCGCGCACCAGATGGTCGGTTTCCGCGTGATCGGTACGGCGTTCGGAATGGCCGACAATGACATGGGTTCCGAAGCAATCAGCGACCATTTCCGCCGAAATATCGCCTGTATGGGCGCCAGATGCATTTTGATGGCAATCCTGCGCGCCGATCAGCAGCGGGCTGTCGTCGCAGAGCGCGGTTGCCACGTAAAGCAGCGTGGCCGGCGGGCAAATGAGACTGTCCACGGTCTCGCTGAGCGGCCCTTTCACGCCTTCGGCCATCGCCTTGATCTGATCAAGCGCGTCGCGGGTTCCATTCATCTTCCAATTGCCCGCAACAAGCGGACGTACATCTGGTGTCATATTGATTCAACCCACCCTTATTCCATGTTCCTGTTCAGCCGGAGGTCGCTTTTTTGCGCCTCAACCGACAGCCAGGAAACCATAAACAATACTCTTCCACATCTAGACACCCTATAAAAGGACGTGGCGGCAAAAAAGGCAAGTTGCAATGCAGCATGCCGTTAATTCATGCAGAGTACACTTTAACCCTGTAATTATAGGGATAACTACAGAAAGAGATTCGGGGCCACTGGCGGATCAGAATCGGTATTGGCAAAACTTTTAAATTGTTCGGATGTTTCTCGATAACGGCGCTTCTCCAAAGCACCGATTCGGCGTATGCGGAAAGCTTGTTTCCCCTTAGTCAACCGGAGAGCCGCAATGGCCACCGTATCTCTTGAAGCTATCGATCGGCAAATCGCCCGAGGCTTCAAGGCGTTGCGGTTCAGCCCCGCCGTAGAAGCGGAATTTCTTCAGGAATATGTCGCCAATCGGGTCAAGTTGACCCCATTCTGGGCGGTGGTCGGCACGCTTATCTACGACGCCGTTTTCATCGGTGATGCGACGATGATGGCCGATGTGTTCGACAAACTGCTGATCGTACGCTTCGGAATATTCACGCCTTTCGCAATTATCAGCGTGCTTGCCGTCCGGCGCTGGCGCACGGCCCTTAATTACGAACTTCTGTCGTTGGGAATAGGCACGCTCAGCATCCTCTTGCCGATGTCGGTCGCAATCTACAGCCAAAGCCCGTACATG
This region of Agrobacterium vitis genomic DNA includes:
- the secG gene encoding preprotein translocase subunit SecG; this encodes MQTVLIVIHLIIVISLVGVVLIQRSEGGGLGIGGGSGFMSARGAANALTRTTAILATLFFITSLGLGILSRFEAKPTDILNRIPAGQQAPSGNILDQLPGAPATAPAPANGAATTPAPAQPGAVPTGN
- the tpiA gene encoding triose-phosphate isomerase, which encodes MTPDVRPLVAGNWKMNGTRDALDQIKAMAEGVKGPLSETVDSLICPPATLLYVATALCDDSPLLIGAQDCHQNASGAHTGDISAEMVADCFGTHVIVGHSERRTDHAETDHLVRAKAVAAHAAGLTAIICIGETADQRKAGQTLDILKRQLSGSVPDEARAEDTVIAYEPVWAIGTGVTPTIADVTEAHAFMRAELTRRLGDEGAKMRILYGGSVKPSNARELMGVANVDGALIGGASLKAADFLAIYGVYSDLTA
- a CDS encoding CTP synthase — protein: MKPMARYVFITGGVVSSLGKGIAAAALGALLQARGYRVRLRKLDPYLNVDPGTMSPTQHGEVFVTDDGAETDLDLGHYERFTGRSATKTDNITTGRIYKNIIDKERRGDYLGATVQVIPHVTNEIKDFIVEGNSDYDFVICEIGGTVGDIEAMPFVEAIRQLGNELPRGAAIYVHLTLMPYIPAAGELKTKPTQHSVKELQALGIHPDILLVRADREIPEPERRKLSLFCNVRPSAVIQALDVANIYDVPMAYHKEGLDNEVLAAFGIEPAPKPRLDAWEEVSNRIRTPEGEVTIAIVGKYTGLKDAYKSLIEALHHGGIANRVKVKLEWIESEVFEKEDPAPYLEKVHGILVPGGFGERGSEGKILAAQFARERKVPYFGICFGMQMAVVEAARHLAGIEHASSTEFGQTSEPVVGLMTEWMKGNELEKRSAAGNLGGTMRLGAYKAALKKDSRIADIYGSTEISERHRHRYEVNVDYKQRLEDCGLVFAGMSPDGLLPETVEYPDHPWFVGVQYHPELKSRPLDPHPLFKSFVEAALEQSRLV